The DNA region TATCGGCTTCATCCCCTTGATTCCCCCATAGAACTTCACCTTTCACTGGATCCGTTTTTGTTGTCCAATTGGTACCAAGGAAATCAATCCCTTTAAAATATAGATGATCTATCTTTTTGTCAGGAGTAATCACTTTGAAATCCGTTCCCCACGCTGGCGAAACGCTCGCTAACTTTGCTGCTGCTTCGACATTAGGGTTGAGGTCAATGGTATTAAAATTATAGGTTTTACTATCTCCTTGATATTTTCCATCTACCATAACTGCTGTCAAGAAATCTTGGTATACGGCATTAAAGTCTCTCTTACTACCCATTTCTTCTAGAACCGCATTAATACTATTGATACCTTGTAATTGATTTTTAAATTCCTTCTGAATAAATTCCTGTCCAAATTGTTCGAATAAATATAGTTGGAATAGATAGGCAGTTCCATAGTCTCCTAGAATTTGAAGATCAGACTGATCTCCCCATTGCGTTAAGGAGTTCTTCAGGTTATTCATAAAGAAGTTAACATGAGAATCTGAATGACCGTATCCAACAAGATACTGAGCAAAATCAGCTAGTCCTTCATTGATAAAGTTTTCCTCTGCACTATCACTGTCATTGTGAAGCAAGTGCTGGAACTCATGAGCAAAAGTCCCCTCATACAAGAAAGGTCTTGCGGCATTTGGACCAGTCCGGTTTTTCCAATCAAAACTGTCAATTGTCATAACATTTCGATCAGAGAAATCACTAATGGTCGATGAAAAGTACCCGGCAATATAACTAGGATAATTCGGATTATCGTAATTTGCATCTTTAATGTTATCAACTAGGATAACAACTCGTCCTGATTCATCCTGATATTCAGGTAAAACACCTTGTTCTCCCTTTCTTTCAGCAGGGGCACCAAAAAATGCTACCTCTTGTTCATACATTTTTGTATCAAATTCATTTAAAAGATAGTTTACTTGTTCATCAGTTACGATAGATTTCCCGTCTGCATTCCTTGGATCCCCTGCAGGATAGGAAAGATTATTGGCCACCCATACCTCTCCATACTTACCTACACCTTTGAGAGTAAAAGGTGTTAATCTATACTGTCCAGTTCTATCATCATTTGTAACCCACCGCACAACCTTCCCTACATCAATTGCAGTTACTGATGCCGCTCCGGCTTGTCCACTTTCTGCTGAATCTTCTCCATTTACATCATACCCGCTAAAATCAACTCTTCCCTCTCTTAATACCTCTTCTACCGTTTCAGACCGAAAATCTGAACCTACCTCCTGCACAACCGGATCGGGGTTGTACCCTTTGACCTTTGCACCTACTCCGGCAGGGAGTAACATACTGCCTACTAGAGCAGTAGTAGATAAAACGGATAATAATTTTTTCGACTTCTTCATTGTCGTCCTCCTTATATAGTAAAATATGTATTGCTTAATAATATTACAAGAAGTAGTCAGAATATTTTGTAATAATTAGTCTGTTAATTTCTTTTTTTATCGATTAAATTTTGTATTTTTTGACAATAATCTCAAACCAAATTGCGTTTTCAAAAGAACCGAGGGGACGGTGCGGTTGAGCGTAGTTCGATAAGGCAAGAGACCGGCCCATGTTTCTGTTGGCAAATGAGACCTCGCCATTTAAGAATCGGATCAGAGATCAAATCCGCAGATAGAATGATGATTTAGGCAGATAGAACATCGAAAAAGGCAGATAGAGCCATCAAATCCGCAGATAAGATAAACTTCGGAAGACCCAAAGCACTAAATGTTCATGATATTCAACTATTCATCAAAATAAATAACAAATATTGGAAACCGAACCCTAGAGCAAGGTAAAAGTGGGAGGAAGAGGATGCAACCAATTTAAAGAATACTTTTTTGAATGTTCTAACTGATAAGTTACTTGAAGCTGCAAAAGAGGTTTTTTGGTTAAAAATGGAATGATGAAGAATGCTGGACAGTAAAATTGAATAAGGGATGAAAAAAATAGGAAATGAGCTTCATAGCGGATAGACTCACGGGGAATCTTAAACGAGGAGAAGTGTCACGGGGACAGGTCTCCTGGTTTTTAATCGGTTAAGTCTCCTGCAGCAACAAAAAATGCCACTAGAACCGTATCCATGGATTATCTGCTGCTTAATGGGAAATTCTATGGTTAGCGAAACATTTACATTATTTTCGATTTTAGAAAGGAGAGGAATGGATGGATTCAATATGGCTGGAGTATGGCTGGGCCTTGCTGGTTCTTATTGGATTAGAAGGCCTATTATCGGCGGACAATGCCCTTGTGCTAGCAGTTATTGCCAAGCACTTACCCGAAGATGAGAAAAAAAGAGCGATAAATTACGGAATCATTATGGCCTTCGTTTTCAGATTTGCAGCACTTTTTGCTATTTCATTTATTGCAAATGTTTGGCAGATACAGGCAATAGGAGCGGCCTATCTTCTTTATCTCGGATTAAAGCATGTCATTCAGGCACGGTTCGGAAAAGATAATAAGAATATACATAAAGACGACGAACAGGAATCCAGAGGAAAAGGTTTCTGGCCCACTACAGGGAAAATTGCATTAGCTGACCTCGCGTTTGCCATTGATTCGATACTAGCTGCGGTTGCCCTTGCCCTCGGCCTTCCAGATTCACCGCTCGATGATTTCGGCGGGATGGATGGTGGACAGTTCATTGTTGTTGTTCTTGGAGGTATAGCTGGACTGATCTTGATTAAATTTGCAGCCACCTGGTTCGTACAGCTTCTTGATAAACGTCCGGCATTAGAAACAACCGCCTATGCCATTGTTGCCTGGGTCGGCGTCAAACTTGCCGTCATAACCCTAGCCCATGAAGATATCGGAATCTTAGATCATGATTTCCCCCACGGTACAACTTGGACTCTAATTTTCTATGGAGTACTAGTCGCTATCGCCCTAATTGGTTGGTTTGCACCTGGAAAAAAATAAACGCCAAGGGGACGGTTTTCCTGGTTCAAAATCTTGTTGCCAGCAAAAAGCCAGTAAAACCGTCCCCGTGGTTTAAGACTCTTGTTTCGCTTTTCCAATCGGAATCCCATATTTTAAGAGCTTTTAAGGAGAACACAAAAGGTATCACAAGCATGAGTTGATATACCTTCAAGGCTCTTTGATTGAAATTACCTCCCTATAGGATGGTAATTTTCAATGACACATTTATTAGTTTTATCAAGTTTTTGTTTAATCCTCTTTTGCAATATATTTCAGAATGTGAATAGCAACTGCACACAATTCATCATCCTGGTTCTTTATCTCAATCTTAGCCCACGATTTTTGGGTGTCATTGCAAATTTTATCAATCGTATAGATGATATAAATGGTATCGCCTATAAACACTGGCTTGATAAAACGTATAGAGTCATACCCGTAAGAAACAGCTGGAATGCTTCTCTTTTGGATAAATAATGTGGATGTAGTAGATGCATATCCTACTAGCAGCGCTCCATGGGCAATCCGTTTTTTATAGGGAGTTTTTTTCATATACTCTTCATTGACATGGTTTTCACCCAAGTCTCCCGTAATCCCTGCGAACATATAGACATCTGATTCACTAACAGTTTTACTAAAACTGACACTCTCACCAACTTGCAAATTATTCAAGTGATTCACCTTACAATTTCTCCTTGCAGGTATTGGTTCCATACGTTTTCAAACCACTCGTCATCTTCTGGAATAGGTCTTACTGGCTCCATACTGGATTCAAACTGACCTGAAGAAGTAAGGCTTGTTTCGATGATTTTATCTCTATGCGAACTATTCTCATGTTTTATTTTCCAGTTTCCGTCTAATTTCGGATGGATTTGCTCTCCCTCAGGATCGAGAACAATATAACTTCCCCTGCTGCCGCCGCCTTCCTGCAAGTATTTTTTAATGCTTGATAGGTAGGCTATTTGTGTAGCTAACAGCATTTTATTTTGAATTGAACCAAGGACTTCATTCCGGGAACAAATCTCCAGGTTCTCATCAAATTGCGTATAAAGGGCTTCTGCCTTTTCTAATGCATCTGAGACGGTGCTTAATTCTCTAATATGCGAACCTGATAAGGTCATGGTTGTCTGGATTTGTGCTCTTATCTCTTCCCCGTAAGTGGAGTCAGCGTTCACACGTTTAGAAATATCCTGATAATAGGTAAATAGCTCAGTGATTTGGTCGCTTGCTTCAGTTACAAATTGGTCGATTTGTTTAGGAGAAGACTGATAATTTGCAGCGATAAACTGGGCTGCTCTATATCCCCCAACCTGGCCACCATTTAATGAAGAACCACCAGGGCGATAGATACCATGTGTGCCATTTACTTCACCAACAGGGAATAAATGTTTTACATTCGACTCCCACCATATATTTCCTTTTAAACCGCCA from Neobacillus sp. FSL H8-0543 includes:
- a CDS encoding MaoC/PaaZ C-terminal domain-containing protein, whose protein sequence is MNHLNNLQVGESVSFSKTVSESDVYMFAGITGDLGENHVNEEYMKKTPYKKRIAHGALLVGYASTTSTLFIQKRSIPAVSYGYDSIRFIKPVFIGDTIYIIYTIDKICNDTQKSWAKIEIKNQDDELCAVAIHILKYIAKED
- a CDS encoding TerC family protein, which translates into the protein MDSIWLEYGWALLVLIGLEGLLSADNALVLAVIAKHLPEDEKKRAINYGIIMAFVFRFAALFAISFIANVWQIQAIGAAYLLYLGLKHVIQARFGKDNKNIHKDDEQESRGKGFWPTTGKIALADLAFAIDSILAAVALALGLPDSPLDDFGGMDGGQFIVVVLGGIAGLILIKFAATWFVQLLDKRPALETTAYAIVAWVGVKLAVITLAHEDIGILDHDFPHGTTWTLIFYGVLVAIALIGWFAPGKK
- a CDS encoding choice-of-anchor J domain-containing protein, whose amino-acid sequence is MKKSKKLLSVLSTTALVGSMLLPAGVGAKVKGYNPDPVVQEVGSDFRSETVEEVLREGRVDFSGYDVNGEDSAESGQAGAASVTAIDVGKVVRWVTNDDRTGQYRLTPFTLKGVGKYGEVWVANNLSYPAGDPRNADGKSIVTDEQVNYLLNEFDTKMYEQEVAFFGAPAERKGEQGVLPEYQDESGRVVILVDNIKDANYDNPNYPSYIAGYFSSTISDFSDRNVMTIDSFDWKNRTGPNAARPFLYEGTFAHEFQHLLHNDSDSAEENFINEGLADFAQYLVGYGHSDSHVNFFMNNLKNSLTQWGDQSDLQILGDYGTAYLFQLYLFEQFGQEFIQKEFKNQLQGINSINAVLEEMGSKRDFNAVYQDFLTAVMVDGKYQGDSKTYNFNTIDLNPNVEAAAKLASVSPAWGTDFKVITPDKKIDHLYFKGIDFLGTNWTTKTDPVKGEVLWGNQGDEADNFLIKEIDLTGNTNPTLSFDTKYDIEENWDFGVVQVSTDNGETWTSLANSHTTDVIDANGYPKIKQNLPGFTGSSNGWTTESFDLSQYSGQKVLVAFRYMTDWASNEAGWYVSNLKVNDVLVDAMKSTDGFKSLEQATQEYVDYQVQFIGYKKGIAKGKDNHVKVIKFPDLLNMSESDKVDLRDMLRSAQYSKVVMMVTYAPAPGKGGSAEYNYDVIMKAGNKK